One Brassica oleracea var. oleracea cultivar TO1000 chromosome C7, BOL, whole genome shotgun sequence genomic window carries:
- the LOC106301562 gene encoding cytochrome P450 71B17-like encodes MEISLLCLFLVTFTSLIFVGKKIKRSKWNLPPSPPEFPIIGSLHQVGELPHRSVQRLAERAGHVMLVHLGFIPVTVISSKEAAEEVLKTHDLDCCSRPKLVGTMLISRGFKDIGFTPYSEEWKERRKFLVREFLCFKKVQSFGYIREEECNLLVKKLSESALDQSPVDLSKTLFWLTASIVFRVSFGQRFHESQLIDKEKVDELIFEAETAQASFTCSDFFPIAGLGWLVDWLSGQHKRLHDVFFKLDALFQRVIDDHMHPGRSKDQRDITDLLLDVMHKQGKDDSLQLTLDHIKNIFIAGIDTGVLTMIWAMTELARNPKVMKKLQVHIRDHFGNNKERITEEDIGKVPYLNLVIKDTFRLHPAVPLLLPRETMAHIKVQGYDIPPKRRILINAWAIARDPKLWTNPEEFIPERFIDSPVDYRGQHFELLPFGSGRRMCPGMAMGIAPVELGLLNLLYFFDWKLPDGMTQRDIDVEEGGTLTIVKKVPLKLVPVSVH; translated from the exons ATGGAAATCTCTTTGCTCTGTCTTTTTCTCGTAACCTTCACTTCGTTGATCTTTGTCGGCAAGAAGATCAAACGCTCTAAATGGAATCTTCCTCCAAGCCCTCCAGAGTTTCCGATCATCGGAAGCCTACACCAAGTTGGAGAGTTGCCTCACAGGTCAGTTCAACGTCTAGCCGAAAGAGCGGGACATGTTATGCTTGTCCACTTAGGTTTCATCCCTGTAACTGTAATCTCATCGAAAGAAGCAGCTGAAGAAGTCCTCAAAACTCATGACCTAGACTGTTGCAGCAGGCCTAAGCTTGTCGGAACGATGCTAATCTCTCGGGGTTTTAAAGATATCGGTTTCACGCCGTACAGTGAAGAGTGGAAAGAGCGGCGTAAGTTCTTGGTACGTGAGTTTCTCTGTTTCAAAAAAGTTCAATCTTTTGGATATATCAGAGAGGAAGAGTGTAACTTGCTAGTCAAGAAACTATCCGAATCAGCTCTGGATCAATCTCCAGTAGATTTGAGCAAAACCCTTTTCTGGCTAACCGCGAGTATAGTGTTTAGAGTTTCTTTCGGACAGAGATTCCACGAGAGCCAGCTTATTGATAAAGAAAAGGTCGACGAGCTTATATTCGAAGCCGAGACAGCTCAAGCTAGTTTCACTTGTTCTGATTTTTTTCCCATCGCGGGACTTGGATGGCTCGTTGACTGGCTTTCAGGACAACACAAGAGGCTCCACGATGTCTTCTTCAAGCTTGATGCTCTGTTTCAACGCGTGATCGATGATCATATGCATCCAGGTAGATCGAAAGATCAAAGGGATATCACTGACTTGCTGTTGGATGTAATGCATAAACAAGGGAAAGATGATTCCTTGCAGCTCACGTTAGATCATATCAAG AATATATTCATCGCAGGGATAGACACAGGAGTTCTTACCATGATATGGGCAATGACAGAACTCGCAAGAAACCCTAAAGTGATGAAGAAACTTCAAGTCCAT ATCCGTGACCACTTTGGCAACAACAAAGAGAGAATCACTGAAGAAGATATAGGTAAAGTTCCTTACTTAAACCTCGTGATCAAGGACACATTCAGATTACACCCTGCAGTTCCTCTTCTGCTTCCAAGGGAAACAATGGCTCACATCAAAGTCCAAGGCTATGATATTCCTCCAAAGAGACGGATATTGATCAACGCTTGGGCGATAGCACGAGATCCTAAACTCTGGACAAACCCGGAAGAGTTTATCCCCGAGAGGTTTATCGACAGCCCTGTGGATTATAGAGGACAACATTTCGAGCTCTTACCGTTTGGCTCTGGTCGAAGAATGTGTCCGGGAATGGCAATGGGGATCGCTCCTGTTGAATTGGGACTCTTGAACTTGCTTTACTTCTTTGACTGGAAGTTGCCTGATGGGATGACGCAGAGAGACATCGATGTGGAAGAAGGAGGTACTCTTACAATCGTCAAGAAAGTGCCTCTCAAGCTGGTCCCAGTTAGCGTCCACTGA
- the LOC106302260 gene encoding cytochrome P450 71B19-like, giving the protein MAISLLCFCLVTFVTLILIVKKIKHSKWNLPPSPPKFPVIGNLHQIGELPHRSLERLARKYGPVMLLHFGFVPVVVVSSREAAEEVLRTHDLDCCSRPKLVGTRLLSRDFKDIAFTPYDEEWKERRKLAVRELFCLKKVQSFRYIREEECSFMVKKLSESAVARTPVDLSKALFWLTASILFRVALGQNFYESKFIDKEKMEELVFEAETALGSFTCSDFFPLAGFGWLVDRLSGQHKRLNDVFLKLDDLFQRVIDDHKSPGRSKEHEDIIDAMLDVLHKQDESDSLTFTVDHIRGVVSNIFLAGIDTGAINMIWAMTELARNPKLMKKVQGEIRESLGNNKMTITEEDIDKVPYLKMVIKETFRLHHAVPLLLPRETVVHIKVQGYDIPPGRQILVNAGAIGRDPKLWTNPEEFNPERFIDKPVDYRGQHFEFLPFGSGRRICPGMPMGMAIVELGLLNLLYFFDWSLPDGMTIDDIDMEEAGTLTIVKKVPLKLVPVRVM; this is encoded by the exons ATGGCGATCTCTTTGCTCTGTTTTTGCCTCGTTACTTTCGTTACACTAATCTTAATCGTAAAGAAGATTAAACACTCTAAATGGAATCTCCCTCCAAGCCCTCCTAAGTTTCCGGTCATCGGAAACTTACACCAAATCGGAGAACTGCCTCACAGGTCACTTGAACGTCTCGCCAGAAAATACGGACCTGTGATGCTTCTTCACTTTGGTTTTGTTCCTGTGGTTGTGGTCTCATCGAGAGAAGCAGCTGAAGAAGTGCTTAGAACTCATGACCTAGACTGTTGCAGCAGGCCTAAGCTTGTCGGGACAAGGCTGCTCTCACGGGACTTTAAAGATATCGCTTTCACGCCCTACGATGAAGAGTGGAAGGAGCGGCGCAAGTTAGCCGTGCGTGAGCTGTTCTGCCTCAAAAAGGTTCAGTCCTTTAGGTATATTAGAGAGGAAGAGTGTAGCTTTATGGTCAAGAAACTTTCGGAATCCGCCGTGGCTCGAACTCCGGTTGATTTGAGCAAAGCCCTTTTCTGGCTAACCGCGAGTATCTTGTTTAGAGTTGCCTTAGGACAAAACTTCTACGAGAGCAAGTTTATCGATAAAGAGAAGATGGAAGAGCTCGTGTTCGAAGCTGAGACTGCCCTAGGTAGCTTCACTTGCTCCGATTTCTTCCCATTAGCTGGATTTGGATGGCTCGTTGACCGGCTTTCAGGACAGCACAAGAGGCTCAACGATGTTTTCTTGAAGCTCGATGATCTGTTTCAACGTGTGATCGATGATCATAAGAGTCCTGGAAGATCAAAAGAACACGAAGACATCATCGATGCTATGTTGGATGTGCTTCATAAACAAGACGAGAGTGATTCCTTGACTTTCACGGTAGATCATATCAGGGGGGTCGTCAGT AATATATTTCTGGCAGGAATAGACACAGGGGCCATCAACATGATATGGGCAATGACGGAGCTCGCTAGAAACCCTAAACTGATGAAGAAAGTTCAAGGCGAGATCCGAGAAAGCCTTGGCAACAACAAGATGACAATCACGGAAGAGGATATCGATAAGGTTCCTTATTTAAAGATGGTGATCAAAGAAACATTCAGACTACACCATGCAGTTCCTCTTCTACTCCCAAGGGAAACAGTTGTTCACATCAAAGTTCAAGGCTATGATATTCCCCCAGGGAGACAGATCCTGGTCAACGCTGGTGCCATAGGAAGAGACCCCAAACTCTGGACTAACCCAGAGGAGTTTAACCCCGAGAGGTTCATCGATAAGCCTGTGGATTATAGAGGACAACATTTCGAGTTCTTACCATTTGGCTCTGGTAGAAGGATATGTCCTGGGATGCCCATGGGGATGGCTATTGTCGAGTTAGGACTCTTGAACTTGCTTTACTTCTTTGATTGGAGTTTGCCTGATGGGATGACCATTGACGACATAGACATGGAAGAAGCTGGTACTCTTACTATCGTCAAGAAAGTACCTCTTAAGCTTGTTCCCGTTCGAGTTATGTGA